In Brachyhypopomus gauderio isolate BG-103 chromosome 11, BGAUD_0.2, whole genome shotgun sequence, a single genomic region encodes these proteins:
- the LOC143527371 gene encoding uncharacterized protein LOC143527371 isoform X2 gives MMGLIENVSTYSRRCCKCNIIYRYQEFKEGLHNFAPFDYTINDLPSLRKWWCLLLMENFELDSFGRIFAHWTEESSAVLQGHHVFAHWTEESSAVLQGHHVALSKLRQHKRAEVDQEPAVVRDLCEMDQPEPDTVTGACNNAKIFDTD, from the exons ATGATGGGTCTGATTGAGA ATGTTTCAACATACAGTAGAAGGTGTTGTAAGTGCAACATTATCTACAGGTACCAGGAGTTTAAGGAGGGCCTTCACAATTTTGCCCCTTTTGACTACACAATT AATGACCTGCCCTCATTGCGAAAATGGTGGTGCCTGCTTTTAATGGAAAACTTtgaacttgacag CTTTGGCAGAATTTTTGCCCATTGGACAGAGGAATCCAGTGCTGTCCTGCAAGGCCACCATGTGTTTGCCCATTGGACAGAGGAATCCAGTGCTGTCCTGCAAGGCCACCATGTGGCGCTCTCAAAACTTAGACAACACAAGCGTGCAGAAGTTGATCAG GAGCCAGCAGTTGTAAGGGACCTTTGTGAAATGGATCAGCCAGAACCGGACACAGTTACGGGGGCATGTAACAATGCAAAGATATTTGATACAGACTGA
- the hdac3 gene encoding histone deacetylase 3 — MTNRTAYFYDPDVGNFHYGAGHPMKPHRLSLTHSLVLHYGLYKKMMVFKPYKASQHDMCRFHSEDYIDFLQKVSPNNMQGFTKSLNAFNVGDDCPVFPGLFEFCSRYTGASLQGATQLNHKICDIAINWAGGLHHAKKFEASGFCYVNDIVISILELLKYHPRVLYIDIDIHHGDGVQEAFYLTDRVMTVSFHKYGNYFFPGTGDMYEVGAESGRYYCLNVPLRDGIDDQSYRQLFQPVIKQVVDFYQPTCIVLQCGADSLGCDRLGCFNLSIRGHGECVEFVKSFKIPLLVLGGGGYTVRNVARCWTYETSLLVEESISDELPYSEYFEYFAPDFTLHPDVSTRIENQNSRQYLEQIRQTVFENLKMLNHAPSVQIHDVPSDLLSYERTDDADPDERGSEENYSRPEAANEFYDGDHDNDKESDVEI; from the exons ATGACTAACCGGACGGCATACTTTTATGACCCAGATGTTGGAAACTTCCACTATG GTGCTGGACACCCAATGAAACCACATAGGTTGTCCCTAACACACAGTCTTGTGTTGCATTATGGCCTATATAAGAAGATGATG GTTTTCAAACCATACAAGGCATCCCAACATGACATGTGTCGTTTCCATTCAGAAGACTACATAGATTTTCTGCAGAAAGTGAGCCCAAATAACATGCAGGGTTTCACAAAGAGCCTTAACGCCTTCAATGTTGGAGATGACTG TCCTGTCTTTCCAGGCCTTTTTGAATTTTGTTCCAGATACACTGGTGCTTCATTACAAGGAGCAACTCAGTTAAACCATAAG ATATGCGACATTGCTATCAACTGGGCAGGAGGTTTACATCATGCAAAAAAATTTGAG GCTTCTGGATTTTGTTATGTGAATGACATTGTAATCAGTATACTAGAACTGCTTAA GTACCACCCACGTGTGCTGTACATTGACATCGACATTCATCATGGTGATGGTGTGCAGGAAGCGTTTTATCTCACAGATCGGGTCATGACCGTGTCCTTCCATAAGTACGGAAACTATTTCTTTCCAGGAACGG GTGACATGTATGAGGTTGGAGCTGAGAGCGGACGGTACTACTGCCTGAACGTGCCTCTGCGTGACGGGATCGATGATCAGA GCTACAGACAATTGTTTCAACCAGTGATCAAGCAAGTGGTGGACTTCTATCAGCCAACCTGCATTGTGCTTCAA TGTGGAGCAGACTCGCTGGGCTGTGACAGACTAGGATGCTTCAATCTCAGTATACGTGGTCATGG ggagtgtgtggagtttGTGAAGAGTTTCAAAATCCCTCTGCTTgtgctgggtggaggagggtatACCGTACGCAACGTTGCCAGATGTTG GACATACGAGACGTCTTTACTAGTTGAAGAGTCCATTAGTGACGAGCTACCATATAGTG AGTACTTTGAATATTTCGCTCCTGATTTCACACTTCATCCAGATGTCAGCACGAGGATTGAGAACCAGAATTCTAGACAG TACTTGGAGCAGATTCGTCAGACTGTCTTTGAGAACTTGAAGATGCTAAACCACGCACCAAGTGTTCAGATCCATGACGTTCCCTCAGACCTGCTGAGCTATGAGCGCACAGATGATGCAGATCCAGATGAGAGAGGTTCAGAAGAGAATTATTCCAG GCCTGAGGCAGCAAATGAATTCTATGATGGTGACCATGACAATGACAAAGAGAGTGATGTGGAAATCTGA
- the LOC143527371 gene encoding uncharacterized protein LOC143527371 isoform X1, with translation MRVSHARCVRVGNPVTWMENHMHPSICDAGVQPDIEECNTCCRKLFHCPLCPTFKPTTKGKINRHVDAHMKNGIKYKDKHLLKCRLSCRTEGHFHCPFCQNTVIRRIDMDKHLCLCEVSLNTLPSVTSVSCMQTPLLATQPADVSTYSRRCCKCNIIYRYQEFKEGLHNFAPFDYTINDLPSLRKWWCLLLMENFELDSFGRIFAHWTEESSAVLQGHHVFAHWTEESSAVLQGHHVALSKLRQHKRAEVDQEPAVVRDLCEMDQPEPDTVTGACNNAKIFDTD, from the exons atgcgtgtgtctcacgctcggtgcgtgagagttggcaatccTGTGACTTGGATGGAGAATCAT ATGCACCCTTCTATCTGTGATGCTGGTGTACAACCGGACATCGAAGAATGCAACACATGTTGCAGAAAACTGTTTCACTGTCCTCTTTGCCCAACCTTCAAACCAACAACAAAGGGGAAGATCAACAGACATGTGGATGCCCATATGAAGAATGGGATAAAATACAAAG aCAAACATCTGTTAAAATGCAGATTATCATGCCGGACAGAGGGTCATTTTCACTGTCCTTTCTGCCAGAACACAGTAATACGCCGGATTGATATGGACAaacacttgtgtttgtgtgaggtgtCTTTGAACACACTACCTTCAGTGACCTCAGTTTCATGTATGCAAACACCTCTTCTAGCGACGCAACCAGCAG ATGTTTCAACATACAGTAGAAGGTGTTGTAAGTGCAACATTATCTACAGGTACCAGGAGTTTAAGGAGGGCCTTCACAATTTTGCCCCTTTTGACTACACAATT AATGACCTGCCCTCATTGCGAAAATGGTGGTGCCTGCTTTTAATGGAAAACTTtgaacttgacag CTTTGGCAGAATTTTTGCCCATTGGACAGAGGAATCCAGTGCTGTCCTGCAAGGCCACCATGTGTTTGCCCATTGGACAGAGGAATCCAGTGCTGTCCTGCAAGGCCACCATGTGGCGCTCTCAAAACTTAGACAACACAAGCGTGCAGAAGTTGATCAG GAGCCAGCAGTTGTAAGGGACCTTTGTGAAATGGATCAGCCAGAACCGGACACAGTTACGGGGGCATGTAACAATGCAAAGATATTTGATACAGACTGA
- the LOC143527371 gene encoding uncharacterized protein LOC143527371 isoform X3, translated as MKRKLTHVSTYSRRCCKCNIIYRYQEFKEGLHNFAPFDYTINDLPSLRKWWCLLLMENFELDSFGRIFAHWTEESSAVLQGHHVFAHWTEESSAVLQGHHVALSKLRQHKRAEVDQEPAVVRDLCEMDQPEPDTVTGACNNAKIFDTD; from the exons ATGAAGCGCAAATTAACAC ATGTTTCAACATACAGTAGAAGGTGTTGTAAGTGCAACATTATCTACAGGTACCAGGAGTTTAAGGAGGGCCTTCACAATTTTGCCCCTTTTGACTACACAATT AATGACCTGCCCTCATTGCGAAAATGGTGGTGCCTGCTTTTAATGGAAAACTTtgaacttgacag CTTTGGCAGAATTTTTGCCCATTGGACAGAGGAATCCAGTGCTGTCCTGCAAGGCCACCATGTGTTTGCCCATTGGACAGAGGAATCCAGTGCTGTCCTGCAAGGCCACCATGTGGCGCTCTCAAAACTTAGACAACACAAGCGTGCAGAAGTTGATCAG GAGCCAGCAGTTGTAAGGGACCTTTGTGAAATGGATCAGCCAGAACCGGACACAGTTACGGGGGCATGTAACAATGCAAAGATATTTGATACAGACTGA